From Granulicella sp. WH15, the proteins below share one genomic window:
- a CDS encoding YkgJ family cysteine cluster protein: protein MDDLVHIADAALADAVRRAGGHLVCKPGCSQCCVGVFPIALQDAARLRDGLAAAAPERASRIRLRVEDSLRRLEPWFPGDRATGILGEDYEAAILFEEFANDEVCPVLDPTTGTCDLYAARPVLCRTFGPPMRTEEGNLGTCELCFIHASTEEIAACELDPGFPAVEEASNAAFDEAHGLHGETLVAYALRGV, encoded by the coding sequence ATGGATGATCTGGTTCACATTGCGGATGCGGCGCTGGCCGATGCGGTGCGGCGAGCGGGCGGGCATCTGGTCTGCAAACCGGGCTGCTCGCAGTGCTGCGTGGGGGTATTTCCCATCGCGTTACAGGATGCGGCGCGGCTGCGTGACGGACTGGCTGCCGCCGCTCCCGAGCGGGCGAGCCGTATCCGCCTGCGTGTTGAAGACTCGCTTCGGCGTCTGGAGCCGTGGTTTCCGGGTGACCGTGCCACGGGGATTCTGGGTGAGGACTACGAGGCGGCGATTCTCTTCGAGGAGTTCGCCAACGACGAAGTCTGCCCGGTGCTGGACCCGACGACGGGGACGTGTGACCTGTACGCGGCTCGGCCCGTTCTCTGTCGTACCTTTGGTCCTCCTATGAGGACGGAAGAGGGTAACTTGGGCACATGCGAGCTGTGTTTTATCCACGCGTCCACCGAGGAGATCGCGGCCTGCGAGCTTGATCCGGGGTTTCCGGCGGTGGAGGAGGCCAGCAATGCGGCCTTCGATGAGGCGCACGGCCTGCACGGCGAGACGTTGGTGGCGTACGCATTGCGCGGCGTTTAG
- a CDS encoding chloride channel protein, which translates to MKATTNKPLSDYTIDSRVLYVSALACLLGALSTVGAWALIRLIALSTNLFYLHRFSFLEVSPDSRPLHWWAALVPVAGGLLVGLMARFGSPKVRGHGMPEAVEVIVFQGGRVSPRIAVLKPIATAISIGSGGPFGAEGPVIMTGGAIGSVIGQLLPVSDSERAVLMVSGAAAGVAAAFNCPMSAVLLAVELLLFEWRPRSLVPVAMACVTAGSVRHLLLGSLPIFPMPPTTGLMHHAAMLAALLIGFASALGAIGLSRGIHLSEHFFEVTLKKIHWMWWPAIGGIVVGLGGMIFPPALGAGYEVIQQLVSGDITWRLLAGVLIVKSIIWMFSLGSNTAGGILAPLLMIGAALGVTLGHWMPFLTPGAWAVVGMTAMLSAALGAPLTSAMLAVELTHNGGLMLPVLLACICSYGISILISPRSMLTEGLSRKGLHLSRDYGVDPLEVVMVSAVMHTSVFALPADARRSQAADWFASMNARGPGAWSHWQRIFPLVHEDGRLAGILTRAQMVAAAQAGELERPLLEDGSASPTTLFNMQTLRQAAMVMAESKHTAFPVLDAQDKFAGIVTISDLLQARTLAEQRERERSRVLRLRWPFRSKPDISA; encoded by the coding sequence ATGAAAGCCACTACAAATAAACCACTTAGCGATTACACCATCGACTCACGCGTCCTCTACGTCAGCGCGCTGGCCTGCCTTCTCGGCGCGCTGAGCACGGTGGGAGCCTGGGCACTCATCCGCCTGATCGCCCTCTCGACGAACCTCTTCTACCTGCACCGCTTCAGCTTTCTGGAGGTCTCCCCGGACAGCCGCCCGCTACACTGGTGGGCGGCTCTGGTCCCCGTCGCCGGTGGCCTCCTCGTTGGCCTGATGGCGCGCTTCGGCTCACCCAAGGTGCGCGGCCACGGAATGCCCGAAGCCGTGGAGGTCATCGTCTTCCAGGGCGGCCGTGTCTCGCCCCGCATCGCCGTGCTGAAGCCCATTGCCACGGCCATCTCCATCGGCTCAGGCGGCCCGTTCGGGGCCGAAGGTCCGGTCATCATGACCGGCGGAGCCATCGGCTCGGTGATCGGCCAGCTCCTGCCGGTGTCGGACAGCGAACGCGCCGTACTGATGGTCTCGGGCGCGGCGGCGGGCGTGGCAGCGGCGTTCAACTGCCCCATGTCCGCCGTGCTGCTGGCGGTGGAGCTGCTGCTCTTCGAGTGGCGCCCGCGCAGCCTGGTCCCGGTGGCCATGGCGTGCGTCACGGCGGGATCGGTGCGGCACCTGCTGCTCGGCAGCCTGCCCATCTTCCCCATGCCCCCCACCACCGGCCTGATGCACCACGCGGCCATGCTGGCGGCGCTCCTGATCGGCTTCGCCTCGGCGCTCGGAGCCATCGGCCTGAGCCGGGGCATCCACCTCTCCGAACACTTCTTCGAGGTCACGCTCAAAAAGATCCACTGGATGTGGTGGCCGGCCATCGGCGGCATCGTCGTCGGGCTGGGCGGAATGATCTTCCCTCCCGCATTGGGGGCCGGGTACGAGGTCATCCAGCAACTGGTCTCGGGCGACATCACCTGGAGGCTGCTGGCCGGAGTCCTCATCGTCAAGAGCATCATCTGGATGTTTTCGCTGGGTTCAAATACGGCAGGCGGCATCCTGGCTCCCCTGCTGATGATCGGGGCGGCGCTGGGCGTCACTCTGGGCCACTGGATGCCCTTCCTGACGCCCGGAGCCTGGGCCGTCGTCGGCATGACGGCGATGCTCTCAGCCGCGCTGGGCGCGCCGCTGACCTCCGCGATGCTGGCCGTGGAGCTGACGCACAACGGAGGACTGATGCTGCCGGTGCTGCTGGCCTGCATCTGCTCCTACGGCATCAGCATCCTGATCTCTCCGCGCTCGATGCTGACCGAGGGCCTGAGCCGCAAGGGGCTGCACCTCTCGCGCGACTACGGCGTGGACCCGCTGGAGGTGGTGATGGTCTCGGCGGTGATGCACACCAGCGTCTTTGCCCTGCCCGCCGACGCGCGCCGCAGTCAGGCGGCGGACTGGTTCGCCAGCATGAACGCTCGCGGGCCGGGGGCGTGGTCACACTGGCAGAGAATCTTCCCGCTGGTCCACGAAGATGGCCGTCTGGCTGGTATCCTCACGCGGGCGCAGATGGTCGCCGCCGCTCAGGCAGGAGAACTCGAAAGACCTTTACTGGAAGACGGCTCGGCCAGCCCGACCACGCTCTTCAATATGCAGACGCTGCGCCAGGCCGCGATGGTAATGGCCGAGTCCAAGCACACGGCGTTTCCAGTGCTCGATGCTCAGGATAAGTTTGCCGGGATCGTCACCATTAGCGACCTCTTGCAGGCCCGCACCCTTGCCGAGCAGCGTGAACGCGAACGCTCGCGTGTTCTGAGGCTACGCTGGCCGTTCCGTTCCAAGCCGGATATCTCAGCGTAA
- a CDS encoding alpha/beta hydrolase, giving the protein MKFLQRATVLLLFLALAAGATFYCAPLRVNDQLIRYKLWRAGVHSEYIQAGPYRLHYFEAGPSDGSSLVLVHGLGSRGEDWAPLIPGLAAAGFHVYVPDLPGYGRSPKPDISYSISTQARTVIDFMHAVHLEHANLGGWSMGGWVVARLTLDHPEMVDRLAMYDAAGVYFPRTFDASLFLPTDAAGLDHLNAMLYPKPRPLPAFVARDAIHKLQANRMVIERSVAAMLNGRDLLDFRLHQIAKPTLIVWGKEDRLIPLVTGEKMHREISQSVLFVIEDCGHLAPGECAPPILKETVAFFTANPALPRSETTVPHPAS; this is encoded by the coding sequence ATGAAGTTTCTCCAGAGAGCCACCGTCCTCCTCCTGTTCCTGGCCCTGGCCGCCGGGGCCACATTTTACTGCGCCCCGCTCCGGGTCAACGACCAGCTCATCCGCTACAAGCTGTGGCGCGCCGGGGTCCACAGCGAGTACATCCAGGCCGGACCCTACCGGCTGCACTACTTCGAGGCCGGTCCCTCCGACGGCTCGTCCCTCGTGCTCGTCCACGGTCTCGGCTCCCGCGGCGAGGACTGGGCACCGCTCATCCCCGGCCTCGCCGCCGCGGGCTTCCACGTCTACGTGCCCGACCTGCCCGGCTACGGCCGTTCGCCCAAGCCCGATATCAGCTACTCCATTTCGACACAGGCCCGCACCGTCATCGACTTCATGCACGCCGTCCATCTCGAGCACGCCAATCTCGGCGGCTGGTCCATGGGCGGCTGGGTCGTCGCGCGGCTCACGCTCGACCACCCCGAGATGGTCGACCGGCTGGCCATGTACGACGCCGCCGGGGTCTACTTTCCGCGCACCTTCGACGCCTCCCTCTTCCTGCCGACCGATGCCGCCGGGCTCGACCATTTGAACGCGATGCTCTACCCTAAGCCGAGGCCGCTGCCTGCCTTCGTCGCCCGCGACGCCATCCATAAGCTGCAGGCGAACCGCATGGTGATCGAGCGCAGCGTCGCCGCGATGCTCAACGGCCGGGACCTGCTCGACTTCCGCCTGCACCAGATCGCGAAGCCCACGTTGATCGTCTGGGGCAAGGAGGACCGGCTGATTCCGCTGGTGACGGGCGAGAAGATGCACCGCGAGATCTCGCAGTCGGTTCTGTTCGTCATCGAAGACTGCGGGCATCTGGCTCCGGGCGAGTGCGCGCCGCCTATCCTGAAGGAGACGGTTGCGTTCTTTACGGCCAATCCTGCATTGCCCCGCAGCGAGACCACCGTCCCGCACCCCGCATCTTAA
- a CDS encoding energy transducer TonB, translating into MAKAQFLPPDPVGESGLNLRPDDSVRLSGDLSSTTEEGVFGSLFESLRDVFFPQKLPPLQLTSKPIAVPDRMAVKRDPKSTILAAVINGLVLAFLLWWGARKVGIIAAPAPKVISLVEPPPPPPKAPPKAVVMGGGGGQKGPTPVTRGNPPKFDPKPILPPMAPPKIEPKLAVDPAINVQKDIKMAKSDLPNIGMPNSPLVGMSMGNGNGSGLGSGNGNGMGPGSGGNTGGGVFRIGGGVSAPQILYQPEPEFSEEARKAKVAGNVLVYLQVNTDGRPMHVRVIRGIGLGLDEKAMEAVKQYKFRPAMKDGKPVIVEMNVEVNFQIF; encoded by the coding sequence ATGGCTAAAGCGCAATTCCTGCCCCCTGATCCAGTGGGCGAATCCGGACTGAACCTGAGACCCGACGACTCCGTCCGGCTAAGTGGCGATCTCTCCTCGACGACCGAAGAGGGGGTCTTCGGCTCGCTGTTCGAGAGCCTCAGAGACGTATTTTTTCCTCAGAAGCTGCCTCCGCTGCAACTGACTTCAAAGCCGATCGCGGTGCCGGACCGGATGGCGGTCAAGCGCGATCCCAAGTCGACGATTCTGGCGGCTGTCATCAACGGGTTGGTTTTGGCGTTCCTCCTGTGGTGGGGAGCGCGCAAGGTCGGCATTATCGCCGCTCCGGCTCCGAAGGTCATCAGCCTCGTGGAGCCTCCGCCACCGCCGCCGAAGGCTCCTCCGAAGGCTGTGGTGATGGGTGGAGGTGGTGGCCAGAAGGGACCGACGCCGGTCACTCGCGGCAATCCGCCGAAGTTCGATCCGAAGCCGATTCTGCCGCCGATGGCTCCGCCGAAGATCGAGCCGAAGCTGGCGGTCGATCCGGCCATCAACGTCCAGAAGGACATCAAGATGGCCAAGTCGGACCTGCCGAACATCGGTATGCCCAACTCGCCGCTGGTCGGCATGTCGATGGGTAATGGCAACGGCAGCGGCCTTGGCTCGGGTAACGGCAACGGCATGGGACCGGGTTCGGGCGGCAATACGGGCGGCGGAGTGTTCCGCATTGGCGGCGGTGTTTCGGCTCCGCAGATTCTCTATCAGCCGGAGCCGGAGTTCTCGGAAGAGGCGCGCAAGGCCAAGGTGGCGGGGAACGTGCTCGTCTATCTACAGGTCAATACCGACGGACGGCCGATGCACGTGCGCGTCATCCGCGGGATTGGTCTGGGCCTGGACGAGAAGGCGATGGAAGCGGTGAAGCAGTACAAGTTCAGACCCGCGATGAAGGACGGCAAGCCTGTCATCGTTGAGATGAACGTCGAGGTCAACTTCCAGATCTTCTAA
- the lspA gene encoding signal peptidase II gives MSDTSFTTPDQQHRHRDARPMLLVLTVFILLLDRLTKLWVEHHILQSHWITVIPGVFRISHVLNTGAAFSLFAESMSSLVVRDILIGFSIVAVVVVLGLLWRAGRELSTTSVALTLILAGALGNLYDRIHYSYVIDFLAVKIYHYNWPDFNVADSAIVTGACLLLLEIFRGQPATQE, from the coding sequence ATGTCCGACACGTCCTTCACCACTCCCGACCAGCAGCACCGGCACCGCGACGCGCGTCCCATGCTGCTGGTCCTGACGGTCTTCATCCTCCTGCTCGACCGCCTCACCAAGCTGTGGGTCGAGCATCACATCTTGCAGAGCCACTGGATCACCGTGATCCCCGGCGTCTTCCGCATCTCGCACGTGCTCAACACCGGCGCGGCCTTCTCGCTCTTCGCCGAGTCGATGTCGTCGCTGGTGGTCCGCGACATCCTGATCGGCTTCTCGATCGTGGCCGTGGTGGTGGTGCTGGGCCTGCTCTGGCGCGCCGGGCGCGAGCTATCCACCACCTCCGTCGCCCTGACGCTCATCCTCGCGGGCGCGCTCGGCAACCTCTACGACCGCATCCACTACTCCTACGTCATCGACTTTCTGGCGGTAAAGATCTACCACTACAACTGGCCGGACTTCAACGTAGCCGACTCCGCCATCGTCACCGGCGCGTGCCTGCTGCTGCTCGAGATCTTCCGCGGCCAGCCCGCAACGCAGGAGTAA
- the ileS gene encoding isoleucine--tRNA ligase produces the protein MPEVLDQKPLKSTLNLPQTAFPMKANLPQNEPARLEAWKSSGLYAQIRAARAGSPRYILHDGPPYANGAIHLGHALNKCIKDFVVKTKTMAGFDSPYVPGWDCHGLPIEIKVDEQLGRKKLEMPAVSVRRACREYAQKYVDLQSSQFQRIGVFGRWDNPYKTMSFEYEAAILETFYDYFEQEFVYKGLKPVFWCIHDQTALAEAEVEYEQHTSPSVYVRYRLTSDAAAIAPELAGREVYTIIWTTTPWTIPASMAIAFNPELEYVGLDDGTSIYLVAADLVEQVKTNCDLIGDLKNSKEITRFKGDRLELVTFQHPFLERSVLGTIAAYVTADQGTGAVHTSPAHGVDDFYTGKRYNLPDVQYVDNAGRQRNTGDQPYADLTVFESNKPITELLRERGALMGSFNLQHSYPHCWRCHNPVIVRATEQWFIGMETPMPAEDGTTDSTPSTFRQRALDAIKQVVWDPAWGEERISNMIATRPDWCISRQRIWGVPIAVFLCNACHEPLKNTEVSAHIVDLFRQHSADIWYTKTAEELLPSGTACSCGNKEFRKEMDILDVWFESGSSWHAVLDAEPELEFPADLYTEGGDQHRGWFHSSLLNSVALRGVAPYRKVATSGWTLDEQGRAFSKSLGNGVDPVDIAKRLGAEIIRLWVASVDFREDVAASENLMLRVSDNYRKLRNTLRFLLGNIHDFNPATDAVAFAAMEPLDQYILTRTAQLDAKIRSAYDDFEFHRAYHALNEFVNTDLSALYLDVLKDRLYTFAPNAPARRSGQTALWRIAEALTRLIAPILSFTADEVWGFLPKVEGRENSVHLALFPDLAEIIPGNRSAIEADWALLLEVRDQVLLKLEALRAEKIIGKALEAEVTLSANPTDLALLTRYETALPELFNVSTVKLAAGETLSVDAIKSADTRCERCWRFIPDVGADTRFPSVCLRCAEALEAVDFAPYTPSPNQA, from the coding sequence ATGCCGGAAGTGCTTGACCAGAAGCCGTTGAAGTCGACCCTGAACCTGCCCCAGACCGCCTTCCCGATGAAGGCGAACCTGCCCCAGAACGAGCCTGCGCGGCTCGAGGCCTGGAAGTCCTCCGGACTCTACGCGCAGATTCGCGCCGCCCGCGCCGGGTCGCCGAGGTACATCCTGCACGACGGGCCGCCGTACGCGAACGGCGCTATTCACCTGGGACACGCGCTCAATAAGTGCATCAAGGACTTCGTCGTCAAGACCAAGACCATGGCGGGCTTCGACTCGCCCTACGTCCCCGGCTGGGACTGCCACGGGTTGCCCATCGAGATCAAGGTAGACGAGCAGTTGGGCCGCAAGAAGCTCGAGATGCCAGCCGTCAGCGTACGCCGCGCCTGCCGCGAGTACGCGCAGAAGTACGTCGATCTGCAAAGCTCGCAGTTTCAGCGCATCGGCGTCTTCGGGCGCTGGGACAACCCGTACAAAACGATGTCGTTTGAGTACGAGGCCGCTATCCTCGAGACCTTCTACGACTACTTCGAGCAGGAGTTCGTCTACAAGGGGCTGAAGCCGGTCTTCTGGTGCATCCACGACCAGACCGCGCTGGCCGAGGCCGAGGTCGAGTACGAGCAGCACACCTCGCCCAGCGTCTACGTGCGCTACCGGCTGACGAGTGATGCAGCAGCGATTGCTCCTGAGTTAGCCGGCCGCGAGGTCTACACCATCATCTGGACCACCACGCCGTGGACGATCCCGGCCTCGATGGCCATCGCCTTCAACCCGGAGCTGGAGTACGTCGGCCTCGACGACGGCACGAGCATCTACCTCGTCGCTGCCGACCTGGTGGAGCAGGTGAAGACCAACTGCGACCTCATCGGCGACCTGAAGAACTCTAAGGAAATCACTCGATTCAAAGGAGATCGCCTCGAGCTGGTCACCTTCCAGCACCCCTTCCTCGAGCGCTCCGTACTGGGTACCATCGCGGCCTACGTCACCGCCGACCAGGGCACCGGCGCGGTCCACACCTCGCCCGCGCACGGCGTGGACGACTTCTACACCGGCAAGCGCTACAACCTGCCCGACGTGCAGTATGTCGATAACGCGGGCCGCCAGCGCAACACCGGCGACCAGCCCTACGCCGACCTCACCGTCTTCGAGTCCAACAAGCCCATCACGGAGCTGCTGCGCGAGCGCGGCGCGCTGATGGGGTCATTCAACCTGCAACACAGCTACCCGCACTGCTGGCGCTGCCACAACCCCGTCATCGTACGCGCCACCGAGCAGTGGTTCATCGGCATGGAGACGCCGATGCCCGCGGAAGACGGGACTACAGACAGCACCCCAAGCACCTTCCGCCAGCGCGCTCTCGACGCCATCAAGCAGGTCGTCTGGGACCCGGCCTGGGGCGAGGAGCGCATCTCCAACATGATCGCCACACGGCCCGACTGGTGCATCTCGCGCCAGCGCATCTGGGGCGTGCCCATCGCGGTCTTCCTCTGCAACGCCTGCCACGAGCCGCTCAAGAACACCGAGGTCAGCGCCCACATCGTCGATCTCTTCCGCCAGCACAGCGCCGATATCTGGTACACGAAAACCGCCGAGGAGCTACTGCCCTCCGGCACTGCCTGCTCCTGCGGAAATAAAGAGTTCCGCAAGGAGATGGACATTCTCGACGTCTGGTTCGAGTCCGGCTCGAGCTGGCACGCGGTGCTCGACGCCGAGCCGGAGCTGGAGTTCCCCGCCGACCTCTACACCGAGGGCGGCGACCAGCATCGCGGCTGGTTCCACTCGTCGCTGCTCAACTCCGTGGCGCTGCGCGGCGTGGCTCCATACCGCAAGGTCGCCACCTCCGGCTGGACGCTCGACGAGCAGGGCCGCGCCTTCTCGAAGTCGCTCGGCAACGGCGTTGATCCAGTCGACATCGCCAAGCGCCTGGGTGCGGAGATCATCCGCCTCTGGGTCGCCTCGGTCGACTTCCGCGAGGACGTCGCCGCCAGCGAGAACCTGATGCTGCGCGTCAGCGACAACTATCGCAAGCTGCGTAACACGCTGCGCTTCCTGCTGGGCAACATCCACGACTTCAACCCCGCCACCGACGCCGTCGCCTTCGCCGCGATGGAGCCGCTGGACCAGTACATCCTGACCCGCACCGCGCAGCTCGACGCCAAAATCCGCAGCGCCTACGATGACTTCGAGTTCCACCGCGCCTACCATGCGCTCAACGAGTTCGTGAACACGGACCTCTCGGCGCTGTACCTCGACGTGCTGAAGGACCGGCTCTACACCTTCGCGCCCAACGCCCCCGCCCGCCGCTCCGGCCAGACCGCGCTATGGCGGATCGCCGAGGCGCTGACGCGGCTGATCGCCCCCATCCTGAGCTTCACCGCCGACGAGGTCTGGGGCTTCCTGCCCAAGGTGGAAGGCCGCGAGAACAGCGTTCATCTGGCGCTCTTCCCCGACCTCGCTGAGATCATCCCCGGCAACCGCTCCGCCATCGAAGCCGACTGGGCTCTCCTGCTCGAGGTCCGCGACCAGGTCCTGCTGAAGCTCGAGGCGCTGCGTGCGGAGAAGATCATCGGCAAGGCTCTGGAGGCCGAGGTCACCCTCTCCGCGAACCCCACCGACCTTGCTCTCCTCACCCGCTACGAGACAGCATTGCCTGAGCTATTCAACGTATCCACTGTGAAGCTCGCCGCTGGCGAGACGCTCTCCGTGGACGCCATCAAGTCGGCCGACACCCGCTGCGAGCGCTGCTGGCGCTTCATCCCCGACGTAGGCGCGGACACCCGCTTCCCCTCCGTCTGCCTGCGCTGCGCCGAGGCCCTCGAGGCCGTCGACTTCGCCCCCTACACCCCAAGCCCGAACCAAGCCTGA
- a CDS encoding UbiX family flavin prenyltransferase produces the protein MSDLKRNFTLAITGASGSVFAAEMLRLLVADERVSRVNLVVSESALRVLAEELHLSGRTALVEKLLGTSSDKVRQLADEDIGASIASGSYPTEAMIVLPCSMGTLARIAHGMASSLIERAADVTLKERRRLVLCVRETPLNLIHLRNMTAAAEAGATIYPVMPVLYTQPQDTAVMARQFVHRVLGHVGLGQADAFVWGDEE, from the coding sequence GTGAGCGATTTGAAGCGGAACTTTACTCTGGCGATTACGGGGGCCAGCGGCAGCGTGTTTGCCGCCGAGATGCTGCGGCTGCTGGTGGCCGACGAGCGTGTGAGCCGGGTCAACCTCGTGGTCTCGGAGAGCGCATTGAGGGTGCTGGCCGAGGAGCTGCACCTGAGTGGACGGACGGCCCTGGTGGAGAAGCTGCTGGGTACGTCGAGCGACAAGGTACGGCAGCTTGCCGACGAGGATATTGGGGCCAGCATCGCTAGTGGGAGCTATCCGACAGAGGCGATGATCGTGTTGCCGTGTTCGATGGGGACGCTGGCGAGGATCGCGCATGGAATGGCTTCGAGCCTGATCGAGCGGGCGGCGGATGTGACGCTGAAAGAGCGGCGGCGGCTGGTGCTGTGCGTGCGCGAGACGCCGCTGAACCTGATTCACCTGCGTAATATGACGGCAGCGGCAGAGGCGGGTGCGACGATCTATCCGGTGATGCCGGTACTGTACACGCAGCCGCAGGATACGGCGGTGATGGCGCGGCAGTTTGTGCATCGGGTGCTGGGGCATGTGGGGTTGGGGCAGGCGGATGCATTTGTTTGGGGAGATGAAGAGTAG
- a CDS encoding MarR family transcriptional regulator, which produces MPNQSPDTIDRLPQLANFRFRLRQFLAYSESTCEESGVTMQQYQLLQVLGAARMEADAARTTISALAERLLLRHNSAVELVDRAERAGLVRRVADPTDHRRAVVEITPHGQELLAKLTGEHLSYLATAAPELASSLQELLPSQR; this is translated from the coding sequence ATGCCGAATCAATCCCCCGACACCATCGACCGTCTTCCTCAACTGGCCAACTTCCGCTTCCGCCTGCGCCAGTTCCTCGCCTACTCCGAATCCACCTGCGAGGAGTCAGGCGTCACCATGCAGCAGTACCAGCTATTGCAGGTGCTGGGCGCGGCGCGGATGGAGGCGGACGCCGCCCGCACCACCATCTCCGCGCTGGCCGAGCGGCTTCTGCTACGCCACAACAGCGCCGTCGAGCTGGTGGACCGCGCCGAGCGGGCCGGGTTGGTCCGCCGCGTAGCCGATCCCACCGACCACCGTCGCGCCGTGGTCGAGATCACCCCGCACGGGCAGGAGTTACTGGCGAAGCTTACCGGCGAGCACCTGAGCTATCTGGCTACCGCCGCGCCGGAGCTGGCCTCATCTCTTCAGGAACTACTTCCATCCCAACGATGA
- the purB gene encoding adenylosuccinate lyase, whose translation MIARYTRPEMGRIWSDENKYRCWLRVETAASQALAKAGLVPQEAADAIRDKGNFSVDRINEIEAEVKHDVIAFTTSVSEFVGAESRWFHYGLTSTDVVDTAQALQLREASAIVREGIVRLSEVLKARALEFKHTPIIGRTHGIHAEPSTFGLKLLLWYSEMQRNLARFDAAAEDLRVGKLSGAVGTFGHLKPEHEEAICAALGLKPVAVATQVVQRDRHAAYVATLAVLASTLDKIATEIRHLQRTEVREAEEFFSEKQKGSSAMPHKRNPITSEQISGLARVIRGNAQVAFENVALWHERDISHSSAERVILPDSTILADYLLQKTATLIEKLLVYPQRMIKNLESTGGLIFSGQLLLDLAESGMSREDAYRLVQGHAMNSWKNDLVFRDEVAKEPEITSRLSLEKLAHAFDYTRQLANVDAIFARTLGE comes from the coding sequence TTGATCGCGCGTTACACACGTCCGGAGATGGGCCGTATCTGGTCCGATGAGAACAAATACCGCTGCTGGCTGCGGGTCGAAACTGCCGCCTCGCAGGCCCTGGCCAAGGCCGGGCTGGTGCCCCAGGAGGCCGCGGATGCGATCCGCGACAAGGGCAACTTTTCGGTCGATCGCATCAACGAGATCGAGGCCGAGGTGAAGCACGACGTCATCGCCTTTACCACCTCGGTCTCCGAGTTCGTCGGGGCGGAGTCGCGCTGGTTCCACTACGGCCTCACCTCCACCGACGTGGTGGACACGGCGCAGGCGTTGCAGCTTCGCGAGGCCTCGGCCATCGTCCGCGAGGGCATCGTACGGCTGAGCGAGGTGCTGAAGGCGCGTGCGCTCGAGTTCAAGCACACGCCCATCATCGGCCGGACTCACGGCATTCACGCCGAGCCGAGCACCTTTGGGCTGAAGCTGTTGCTCTGGTACTCGGAGATGCAGCGCAATCTGGCCCGTTTCGATGCCGCCGCGGAGGACCTGCGCGTGGGCAAGCTCTCGGGAGCCGTCGGCACCTTCGGCCACCTGAAGCCGGAGCACGAAGAGGCCATCTGCGCCGCGCTGGGACTGAAGCCCGTAGCGGTCGCAACACAGGTTGTCCAGCGCGACCGCCACGCGGCTTATGTTGCGACTCTTGCGGTGCTCGCGTCCACGCTGGACAAGATCGCCACTGAGATCCGCCACTTGCAGCGCACTGAGGTCCGTGAGGCGGAGGAGTTCTTCTCCGAGAAGCAGAAGGGCTCGTCGGCGATGCCGCACAAGCGCAACCCCATCACCAGCGAGCAGATCAGCGGTCTCGCCCGCGTGATCCGGGGCAACGCGCAGGTAGCGTTCGAGAACGTCGCACTGTGGCATGAGCGCGACATCTCGCACTCCTCGGCTGAGCGTGTGATCCTGCCGGACTCGACCATTCTGGCCGACTACCTGCTCCAGAAGACGGCCACTCTGATCGAGAAGCTGCTCGTCTATCCGCAGCGGATGATTAAGAACCTCGAATCGACCGGTGGGCTGATCTTCTCCGGGCAGTTGCTGCTCGATCTGGCGGAGTCGGGTATGTCGCGTGAGGACGCGTACCGGCTGGTGCAGGGCCACGCGATGAACTCGTGGAAGAACGACCTCGTCTTTCGCGACGAGGTGGCCAAGGAGCCGGAGATCACCAGCCGCCTGAGCCTCGAAAAGCTGGCCCACGCCTTCGACTACACGCGCCAGCTCGCGAACGTGGATGCGATTTTTGCACGCACGTTAGGGGAATAG